The following are from one region of the Paenibacillus sabinae T27 genome:
- a CDS encoding family 2A encapsulin nanocompartment cargo protein cysteine desulfurase encodes MTTNSNHPSLPDPSVLAALASAYFPEFSSGEAAAAASSAPELAPSVQNVQNTVPSPPTFTPSVQGGYPAAQPYHGLWTEADFLRAIPGAFESDNLGTSSLPGSYAPSVEFLSGSQAASAVSAPSLSFGAFDVNAVRKDFPILAEKVNGKDLVWLDNAATTHKPRQVIERIKYYYEHENSNVHRAAHELAARSTDAYEGAREKAARFLNAPSEKEIVFVRGATEAINLVASSYARHHLQKDDEILITWLEHHANIVPWQLVCEETGAKLRVAPVDESGQILLDEYAKLLSSRTKFVSLTHVSNALGTVTPVAEMVSLAHRYGAKVLVDGAQAVSHLKVDVQSLDADFYVFSGHKVFGPTGIGVLYGKPEALEAMRPYQGGGNMIVDVTFEKTIVHPAPARFEAGTGNIADAVGLGAALDYVSSIGLDVINRYEHFLLEYGIESLSRVPGLRLIGTAKEKAGVLSFVLSGYTTEEVGKALSNEGIAVRSGHHCAQPILRRFGLESAVRPSLALYNTCGEIDALTSVLLKLKHS; translated from the coding sequence ATGACTACGAATAGCAATCATCCATCCCTTCCGGACCCATCCGTCCTGGCGGCGCTGGCGAGTGCATACTTTCCGGAATTTTCATCCGGGGAAGCGGCTGCGGCCGCTTCATCCGCTCCGGAGCTTGCACCATCCGTTCAAAACGTTCAGAATACGGTTCCTTCGCCTCCAACCTTTACACCGTCCGTACAGGGGGGTTACCCTGCGGCGCAACCGTACCATGGATTATGGACCGAGGCGGACTTTCTGCGGGCGATTCCCGGTGCTTTTGAATCGGACAATCTAGGGACAAGCTCTTTGCCGGGCAGCTATGCACCGTCGGTTGAGTTCTTGTCAGGCAGCCAAGCTGCATCCGCCGTTTCGGCTCCTTCGCTATCTTTCGGGGCGTTTGATGTAAACGCGGTGCGAAAGGATTTTCCGATTCTGGCGGAGAAGGTGAACGGTAAAGATCTGGTGTGGCTGGACAATGCCGCGACGACCCATAAGCCCCGGCAGGTTATTGAACGGATCAAGTACTATTATGAGCATGAGAATTCCAATGTGCACCGCGCGGCTCATGAGCTGGCGGCGCGCTCCACGGATGCTTACGAGGGCGCCCGCGAGAAGGCGGCCCGGTTTCTGAATGCCCCTTCGGAGAAGGAAATCGTGTTCGTCCGGGGAGCGACTGAGGCAATCAATTTGGTCGCAAGCAGCTATGCCAGACATCATTTGCAGAAAGATGATGAAATTCTCATCACGTGGCTGGAGCATCATGCCAACATCGTGCCCTGGCAGCTGGTCTGCGAGGAGACCGGGGCGAAGCTCCGTGTCGCGCCTGTCGATGAGAGCGGACAAATCCTGCTGGACGAATATGCGAAGCTGCTGAGCTCCCGGACGAAGTTCGTCTCCCTGACGCATGTATCCAACGCGCTTGGTACGGTTACTCCTGTAGCGGAGATGGTCAGCCTGGCCCACCGTTACGGCGCCAAAGTGCTGGTTGACGGCGCGCAGGCCGTCTCCCACTTGAAAGTGGACGTGCAGTCGCTGGATGCCGATTTTTACGTGTTCTCGGGTCATAAAGTATTTGGTCCTACGGGAATCGGCGTTCTTTACGGCAAACCCGAAGCGCTAGAAGCCATGCGTCCCTACCAGGGCGGAGGCAATATGATCGTGGATGTAACGTTTGAGAAGACCATTGTTCACCCGGCTCCGGCCCGTTTTGAAGCGGGAACCGGTAATATTGCGGATGCGGTCGGACTTGGCGCGGCGCTGGACTACGTTTCCTCAATCGGCCTGGATGTGATTAACCGATATGAACATTTTCTGCTCGAATACGGCATAGAATCGCTTTCCCGCGTCCCTGGCCTGCGGCTCATCGGCACGGCAAAGGAAAAAGCGGGCGTGCTGTCCTTCGTTCTCTCAGGGTATACGACGGAGGAAGTCGGCAAGGCCCTTAGCAATGAAGGGATCGCCGTTCGTTCCGGCCACCATTGCGCTCAGCCGATTCTCCGCAGATTCGGGCTTGAGAGCGCGGTAAGACCGTCGCTGGCACTCTATAACACCTGCGGGGAAATTGACGCCTTGACGTCTGTGCTGTTGAAGCTGAAGCATAGCTGA
- a CDS encoding amidase domain-containing protein: MDQKWKKSLYIYVDQYNKSRVVPETEVFSGSGFGLDLGQRERGLRMAKWYEDRGIKPRRCETGVKVLRSAQRNEGDILAEVALHSAFFYEKGGITHREDKVERERLIFAGGNGEAGWTLAGVERDIPERSFRRGKGGAASVEIHTLEEAFGQPSLPGPLLSRRVLSTATRDVRYRREDAAAYADRWWNDFNPEYETFAVDCTNYVSQCLFAGGAPINYTGKRETGWWYKGYVGGQEGWSYSWAVSDSLRRYLDGERRSGLRAQIVERPEQLMLGDVIQYDWDGDGRYQHSTVITAFDAGGMPLVNAHTVPSRHRYWDYRDSYAWTDRTAYRFFHIYDYL, translated from the coding sequence ATGGATCAGAAATGGAAGAAAAGTCTGTATATATATGTAGACCAATACAACAAAAGCCGGGTGGTGCCTGAAACCGAGGTCTTCTCCGGGAGCGGCTTTGGGCTCGATCTTGGGCAGCGGGAGCGCGGCCTGAGAATGGCGAAATGGTACGAGGACAGGGGGATTAAGCCCCGGCGCTGCGAGACGGGGGTGAAGGTGCTGCGGTCCGCGCAGCGGAATGAGGGGGACATCCTGGCGGAAGTCGCCCTGCACAGCGCCTTTTTCTATGAGAAAGGCGGGATCACGCACCGTGAGGACAAGGTGGAGCGGGAGCGCTTGATCTTTGCGGGCGGGAACGGAGAGGCTGGGTGGACCTTGGCTGGTGTGGAGCGCGACATTCCGGAGCGGAGCTTTCGAAGGGGCAAGGGGGGAGCCGCCAGCGTAGAAATTCATACCCTTGAAGAAGCGTTCGGCCAGCCGTCACTTCCGGGCCCTCTGCTCAGCCGCAGGGTGCTCTCCACTGCTACCCGCGATGTCCGTTACCGCCGGGAAGACGCCGCGGCTTATGCGGACCGGTGGTGGAATGATTTTAATCCGGAATATGAAACATTCGCCGTCGACTGCACCAATTACGTATCCCAATGTCTCTTTGCAGGGGGAGCACCGATCAACTATACTGGTAAAAGAGAAACGGGCTGGTGGTACAAAGGTTATGTAGGCGGACAGGAAGGGTGGAGCTACAGCTGGGCAGTCTCGGACAGTCTCCGCCGTTACCTGGATGGAGAGCGGCGCTCAGGCTTGCGCGCCCAAATTGTGGAGCGTCCCGAGCAGCTGATGCTTGGAGACGTCATTCAGTATGACTGGGACGGAGACGGCCGCTATCAGCACAGCACCGTCATTACGGCGTTTGACGCGGGAGGCATGCCGCTTGTCAACGCGCATACGGTTCCCAGCCGCCATCGCTATTGGGACTATCGGGATTCCTATGCCTGGACCGACAGAACGGCTTATCGTTTTTTTCACATTTACGACTACTTATAA
- the acnA gene encoding aconitate hydratase AcnA → MPSKDNFNLARSLTSGGTTYRYYDLQALEQQGLGNISSLPFSIKVLLEAAVRQFDGRAITEEHVKQLAGWAGDIDRGKEIPFIPARIVLQDFTGVPVVVDLAAMRDTVKKAGGDPKQINPLVPVDLVIDHSVMVDAFGTKDALEYNMNVEFERNEERYRFLRWAQTAFNNFRAVPPATGIVHQVNLEYLASVAATKTVDGETTVYPDSLVGTDSHTTMINGLGVVGWGVGGIEAEAGMLGQPLYFVTPDVIGFKLTGSLVEGATATDLALTVTQMLRKKGVVGKFVEFYGPGLANISLADRATVANMAPEYGATIGFFPVDDETLFYLRSTGRSDEQVELVETYYKAQGMFRTAETPDPVFSDTIELDLASVVPSLAGPKRPQDRIELTHMKENFEGIIRTPIDKGGYGLSDEKIAQKVELQHKDGSKSELSTGAVVIAAITSCTNTSNPSVMLGAGLLAKKAVERGLTKPGYVKSSLTPGSLVVTDYLVKADLLKPLEELGFYVAGYGCATCIGNSGPLPDEVAQAVAANDMTVASVISGNRNFEGRVHAQVKANYLASPPLVVAYAIAGTVNIDLQNDPLGYDSLGEPVYLKDIWPTSAEIREAIQLSVSPEMFRSKYENVFTANERWNAIPVPEGELYEWDEKSTYIQNPPFFEHLADGLGDIEDINGARVLALLGDSVTTDHISPAGNITTSGPAGKYLSEHGVERKDFNSYGSRRGNHEVMMRGTFANIRIRNAVAPGTEGGVTTYLPTNEVMPIYDASMRYQADGQNLVVIAGKEYGTGSSRDWAAKGTFLLGVKAVIAESFERIHRSNLVGMGVLPLQFQEGHGWSNLGLTGRETFDINGLSNDVQPGQELTVTATREDGTKFDFPVIARLDSMVDVDYYRNGGILQTVLRQMLADASPTAAKAE, encoded by the coding sequence ATGCCAAGCAAGGATAATTTCAATTTGGCCCGCTCGCTCACGTCGGGCGGCACAACGTACCGCTACTATGATCTTCAAGCGCTTGAACAGCAGGGACTCGGCAATATCTCCTCCCTTCCTTTTTCCATTAAAGTGCTGCTTGAGGCGGCCGTCCGCCAATTCGACGGAAGAGCCATTACAGAAGAGCATGTCAAACAGCTTGCCGGCTGGGCGGGCGACATCGACCGCGGGAAGGAAATCCCCTTCATTCCGGCGCGGATCGTGCTGCAGGATTTCACCGGCGTACCGGTGGTTGTAGACCTAGCGGCCATGCGCGACACTGTAAAAAAAGCCGGCGGTGATCCGAAGCAGATCAATCCGCTCGTGCCGGTCGACCTCGTCATCGACCATTCGGTCATGGTTGACGCCTTCGGCACCAAGGACGCGCTGGAATACAATATGAACGTTGAATTCGAACGCAACGAGGAACGCTACCGGTTCCTGCGCTGGGCGCAGACGGCATTCAACAACTTCCGCGCCGTTCCTCCGGCAACCGGCATCGTGCACCAGGTCAACCTGGAGTATCTGGCTTCGGTTGCGGCCACGAAGACCGTGGACGGCGAAACGACCGTGTATCCGGATTCGCTGGTAGGCACCGACTCCCACACAACCATGATTAATGGTCTGGGCGTTGTAGGCTGGGGCGTCGGCGGCATTGAGGCGGAAGCCGGCATGCTGGGGCAGCCGCTCTATTTTGTGACCCCTGACGTAATCGGCTTCAAGCTGACAGGCAGTCTGGTGGAAGGCGCTACGGCAACCGATCTGGCACTGACCGTTACCCAAATGCTGCGCAAAAAAGGCGTGGTCGGCAAATTCGTCGAATTTTACGGCCCGGGCCTTGCCAATATCAGCCTGGCCGACCGGGCGACGGTCGCCAACATGGCGCCTGAATACGGCGCGACGATCGGCTTCTTCCCTGTGGACGACGAGACGCTGTTCTATCTTCGTAGCACAGGCCGTTCTGATGAGCAGGTCGAACTGGTGGAGACGTACTACAAAGCTCAAGGCATGTTCCGTACGGCGGAAACGCCGGACCCGGTATTCAGCGATACGATTGAACTGGATCTGGCCTCGGTTGTGCCAAGCTTGGCGGGACCGAAGCGTCCTCAGGACCGGATCGAGCTTACACATATGAAAGAGAATTTCGAAGGCATTATCCGCACTCCGATCGACAAAGGCGGTTACGGCCTGAGCGACGAGAAAATCGCGCAAAAGGTCGAGCTTCAGCATAAAGACGGCAGCAAAAGCGAGCTGTCCACCGGCGCAGTCGTCATCGCGGCAATCACAAGCTGTACGAACACCTCGAACCCAAGCGTTATGCTTGGCGCGGGTCTGCTTGCCAAGAAAGCCGTCGAGCGCGGCCTGACCAAACCGGGCTATGTCAAGAGCAGCCTGACGCCGGGTTCGCTCGTCGTGACGGATTACCTGGTGAAGGCAGATCTCCTGAAGCCGCTGGAAGAGCTCGGCTTCTACGTCGCCGGCTACGGCTGCGCCACCTGTATCGGCAACTCCGGACCGCTTCCGGATGAGGTGGCCCAGGCGGTTGCGGCGAACGATATGACCGTGGCTTCCGTCATTTCGGGTAACCGGAACTTCGAAGGACGCGTGCACGCCCAGGTCAAGGCGAACTATCTCGCTTCTCCGCCGCTGGTTGTGGCCTATGCGATCGCGGGTACGGTTAATATCGACCTGCAGAACGATCCACTCGGTTATGACTCGCTCGGAGAGCCGGTCTACCTGAAAGACATCTGGCCGACAAGCGCTGAAATCCGCGAAGCGATTCAGTTGTCGGTCAGCCCGGAAATGTTCCGCAGCAAATACGAGAACGTCTTTACGGCCAACGAGCGCTGGAATGCGATTCCCGTTCCGGAAGGCGAGCTCTACGAATGGGACGAGAAATCGACGTATATCCAGAACCCGCCGTTCTTCGAGCATCTGGCCGACGGACTCGGCGACATCGAGGATATCAACGGTGCGCGCGTACTCGCCCTGCTGGGCGATTCGGTAACGACCGACCATATCTCGCCTGCCGGTAATATTACAACGTCCGGCCCTGCGGGCAAATACCTCAGCGAGCACGGCGTTGAGCGCAAGGACTTCAACTCCTACGGCTCCCGCCGAGGCAACCATGAAGTCATGATGCGCGGAACGTTCGCCAACATCCGTATCCGCAACGCGGTTGCTCCGGGAACGGAAGGCGGCGTCACCACCTACCTGCCGACCAACGAAGTGATGCCGATCTATGACGCTTCCATGCGCTATCAGGCTGACGGACAGAACCTCGTCGTTATCGCGGGCAAGGAATACGGCACGGGCAGCTCGCGCGACTGGGCGGCCAAAGGCACGTTCCTGCTGGGCGTCAAAGCCGTCATCGCCGAGAGCTTCGAGCGGATTCACCGCAGCAACCTTGTCGGCATGGGCGTGCTGCCGCTGCAGTTCCAGGAAGGCCACGGCTGGAGCAATCTGGGGCTGACGGGCCGCGAGACCTTCGATATTAACGGCCTCAGCAATGACGTACAGCCTGGACAAGAGCTGACGGTTACCGCCACCCGCGAAGACGGCACGAAGTTCGACTTCCCGGTCATCGCGCGGCTGGACAGCATGGTCGACGTCGATTACTACCGTAACGGCGGCATCCTGCAAACGGTGCTGCGCCAAATGCTGGCGGACGCGTCTCCTACTGCCGCTAAAGCGGAGTAA
- a CDS encoding serine O-acetyltransferase gives MSSINDNRMNRLVAEIAASYREQPINPLLDYSLLPSRKLVIESIHLVWELLFPGYFGKQDLNDETMEYHIGSVLIQIQEKLSDQIGRSLLYRRGQNSHSSQEVIPEAEEIIHQFLAEIPRIRSVLATDAQIAFDGDPAANDLSEIIFSYPGLFAVGIYRMAHELELLSVPLIPRIMTEYAHSVTGIDIHPGAKIGSSFFIDHGTGVVIGETTEIGNRVKIYHGVTLGALSLREGHSMYGKKRHPTLEDDVTVYSGASILGGDTVIGKGVVIGSNVSIFKSVPAGAKVTVRNPELIIKGQAPQEFPQEFTWDWVI, from the coding sequence TTGAGCAGCATTAATGACAACCGAATGAACCGTCTCGTTGCGGAGATTGCGGCCAGCTATCGGGAACAACCGATTAATCCTTTACTGGATTATTCGCTGCTTCCGAGCCGTAAGCTGGTAATTGAGAGCATACATTTGGTTTGGGAACTGCTGTTCCCCGGTTATTTCGGCAAGCAGGACTTGAATGATGAGACGATGGAGTATCATATTGGCTCTGTTCTCATACAGATTCAGGAGAAGCTGTCCGACCAGATTGGCCGTTCTTTGCTGTACCGGAGGGGCCAGAATTCCCATTCCTCCCAAGAGGTAATACCGGAGGCGGAGGAAATCATCCATCAATTTTTGGCGGAAATTCCGCGGATTCGGAGCGTGCTGGCCACCGATGCCCAAATCGCTTTCGACGGAGATCCGGCGGCCAATGATTTGAGCGAGATCATTTTCTCCTATCCCGGCTTATTCGCGGTGGGGATCTACCGTATGGCCCATGAACTGGAACTGCTGTCTGTCCCGCTTATTCCTCGGATTATGACCGAATATGCGCACAGCGTCACAGGTATTGATATCCATCCCGGGGCGAAGATTGGCAGTTCCTTCTTTATCGACCATGGTACCGGGGTGGTGATTGGAGAAACGACGGAGATCGGGAATCGGGTGAAGATTTACCACGGGGTGACGCTGGGAGCCTTATCGCTCCGGGAGGGTCATTCGATGTATGGGAAAAAGCGCCATCCGACGCTTGAGGATGATGTGACAGTGTATTCCGGCGCATCCATTCTGGGCGGGGATACCGTTATCGGCAAAGGGGTCGTGATCGGCAGCAATGTCTCCATCTTCAAGTCCGTGCCTGCCGGCGCGAAAGTGACTGTAAGGAACCCGGAACTGATCATCAAAGGCCAGGCGCCGCAAGAATTCCCGCAGGAATTCACCTGGGATTGGGTGATTTGA
- a CDS encoding family 2A encapsulin nanocompartment shell protein: MSEQDNGNLAVPALGSSAAYQLANVTKSAPQFDSLTPRWITRLFDWKGLETGIYRLNKVQEGDTPLDVLCSTGDTSNITEGFVDYSTSPREYVLNSISTIINVNTRVSDIYSSPFNQIQEQLRLAIESIKERQESQLINSDDYGLLKNAAPSQRIQTRNGAPTPDDLDELISKVWKEPSYFLAHPRAIAAIGRECTRRGVPPQTVQIFGSHFLTWRGIPIIPTDKLFVDGHKNPKGQAGKTNILLVRTGENKQGVLGLYQTGLPGEQSRGLSVRFTGIDKQGIGSYLLSLYCSVAILADDAVGVLEDVDVGNYYDYE; encoded by the coding sequence ATGTCCGAACAAGACAATGGCAATCTGGCCGTACCGGCGCTCGGTTCATCGGCAGCTTATCAACTGGCAAATGTTACTAAATCTGCACCGCAATTCGATTCCCTTACACCGCGTTGGATCACAAGGCTGTTCGACTGGAAGGGACTTGAAACGGGGATTTACCGGCTGAACAAGGTACAGGAAGGCGATACGCCGCTTGATGTATTGTGCAGTACCGGCGACACCTCGAATATTACCGAAGGCTTTGTCGATTATAGTACAAGCCCGCGCGAATACGTGCTGAATTCCATTTCGACGATTATCAACGTCAATACCCGCGTATCGGACATATACAGCAGCCCCTTCAACCAGATTCAGGAACAGTTGCGGCTTGCCATTGAGAGCATCAAGGAAAGGCAGGAAAGCCAGCTCATCAACAGCGATGATTACGGTCTTTTGAAAAATGCGGCGCCTTCCCAGCGCATCCAGACACGTAACGGTGCGCCGACGCCGGATGATCTGGACGAGTTAATCTCCAAGGTGTGGAAAGAGCCTTCCTATTTCCTGGCTCATCCGCGGGCCATCGCGGCCATCGGCCGGGAATGCACAAGACGCGGCGTTCCGCCGCAAACGGTGCAGATCTTTGGTTCGCATTTTCTGACCTGGAGAGGCATCCCTATTATTCCTACGGACAAGCTGTTCGTCGACGGTCATAAGAACCCGAAAGGCCAGGCGGGCAAAACGAATATTCTGCTGGTGCGCACCGGAGAAAATAAGCAGGGCGTTCTCGGCTTGTATCAAACCGGTCTTCCGGGCGAGCAGTCACGCGGGCTTTCGGTCCGGTTTACGGGTATCGACAAGCAGGGCATCGGCTCGTATCTCCTTTCCTTGTACTGCTCCGTTGCCATTCTTGCGGATGACGCGGTAGGCGTGCTGGAAGATGTGGATGTAGGTAACTACTATGACTACGAATAG